The following proteins come from a genomic window of Tenebrio molitor chromosome 9, icTenMoli1.1, whole genome shotgun sequence:
- the LOC138138191 gene encoding beta-glucuronidase-like, giving the protein MVPSLLCWGLVAFAHFTSAGILYPRASESRDLRTLDGLWSFALTNNSVNGRTEKWYQVNFKAVDDLLIQSMPVPASYNDVGSDADLRDHVGLVWYQRNFFVPKSWDGQRVWIRFSSVCRAAEVWINGEWVVSHDIGHLPFQAEISSLVSYGYENTVTVSVDNTLLNTTVPQGAVEELVSGRIKQTYTFDFFNYAGIDRPVVLYTTPSTYIDDITVLTDVDDTNGFVNYTVAVEGSDTVTAKVSLVDKTGTEVVSDTVLSGSLFVQDANLWWPYLMDSNPGYLYSLQVQLLDSSGSLVDKYSLPVGIRSITWDSKSVKINNKPIYLRGFGRHEDSDIRGKGLDLPLIVRDYNLIRWIGANAYRTSHYPYAEEIMDLADSLGIMIIDECPAVNTENYSDELLENHKKSLTELIQRDKNRPGVVIWSAANEPRTQYEAAEDYYKEVVAHIKSLDPSRPVTVVNAQAPDSDYSGQFLDIASYNMYYGWYHNPGDVDTIIPTVLNVSRRWNELHNIPVIMTEYGADTLEGLHILPAFVWSEEYQDVILSKHFEAFDQLREEGFFIGEMIWNFADFKTDQTYTRVGGNKKGIFTRSRQPKASAHLLRKRYWALAQNLDDAEVPDDLVDYIIASSTTRNEL; this is encoded by the exons atggtGCCTTCATTACTCTGTTGGGGTCTTGTCGCTTTTGCACATTTTACATCTGCTGGAATCCTTTATCCTCGAGCTTCGGAAAGTCGTGATTTGCGTACTTTGGACGGTTTGTGGAGCTTCGCTTTGACCAACAATTCGGTCAATGGACGCACTGAAAAGTGGTACCAAGTCAATTTTAAAGCTGTCGACGATCTCCTCATCCAATCCATGCCAGTACCGGCAAGTTACAACGACGTAGGTTCCGACGCTGATCTCAGAGATCATGTAGGACTAGTGTGGTACCAAAGAAATTTCTTTGTGCCAAAATCCTGGGATGGTCAAAGGGTTTGGATCAGGTTTTCGTCAGTTTGCAGAGCAGCAGAAGTG TGGATTAATGGAGAATGGGTTGTTAGTCACGACATCGGCCATTTGCCCTTCCAAGCAGAAATATCATCGCTTGTGAGCTATGGGTATGAAAATACGGTCACAGTTTCCGTTGACAATACACTGCTAAACACCACCGTTCCTCAAGGAGCAGTCGAGGAACTTGTCAG TGGACGAATCAAACAAACTTATACATTTGACTTTTTCAACTACGCCGGAATTGATCGTCCGGTAGTACTCTATACTACTCCGTCTACTTATATAGATGACATAACAGTCTTAACGGATGTCGATGACACCAACGGTTTCGTCAACTACACTGTTGCAGTTGAAGGGTCAGATACAGTGACCGCAAAAGTCAGTCTCGTTGACAAAACCGGTACTGAAGTCGTCTCCGATACTGTTTTGAGCGGTTCTCTCTTCGTCCAAGACGCCAATCTCTGGTGGCCCTACTTGATGGACTCAAATCCTGGATATCTCTACTCCCTTCAAGTCCAACTTCTCGACAGCTCTGGCTCACTTGTAGACAAGTACTCGTTGCCTGTGGGCATCCGTTCCATCACTTGGGACTCGAAGAGTgtcaaaattaacaacaaGCCGATCTATCTGCGCGGATTTGGACGTCACGAAGACTCAGATATCAGAGGCAAAGGTCTAGATTTACCTCTTATCGTCCGAGATTACAACCTGATCAGATGGATAGGAGCCAATGCTTATCGCACCTCTCATTATCCCTACGCTGAAGAAATCATGGATTTGGCCGACTCGTTAGGAATCATGATTATCGACGAGTGTCCCGCTGTCAACACAGAAAACTATTCCGATGAACTCCTGGAGAACCACAAGAAGTCGTTGACTGAGTTGATACAAAGAGACAAGAACAGACCCGGAGTTGTCATCTGGTCGGCAGCGAACGAACCCAGGACTCAATACGAAGCAGCGGAAGACTACTACAAAGAAGTCGTGGCGCACATTAAAAGCTTGGATCCTAGTCGTCCTGTGACTGTTGTCAACGCTCAAGCACCTGACAGTGACTACTCCGGGCAATTCCTCGATATTGCTTCTTATAATATGTACTACGGTTGGTACCACAACCCCGGAGACGTCGACACTATTATTCCAACCGTCCTCAATGTGTCTAGACGGTGGAACGAGTTGCACAACATCCCCGTCATAATGACGGAATACGGTGCAGACACTCTCGAAGGTCTCCACATT TTGCCAGCCTTCGTCTGGTCTGAAGAATATCAAGACGTAATTCTCAGCAAACACTTcgaagctttcgaccagttgAGAGAGGAAGGGTTCTTTATTGGTGAAATGATCTGGAACTTTGCCGACTTCAAAACCGATCAGA CTTACACCAGAGTCGGAGGAAACAAGAAAGGGATTTTTACCAGAAGTCGACAGCCCAAGGCCAGTGCTCATCTTCTGAGAAAGCGATACTGGGCTCTGGCACAAAATCTAGATGATGCAGAAGTACCTGACGATCTCGTGGATTACATTATTGCAAGCAGTACCACAAGAAATGAACTATGA
- the LOC138138192 gene encoding beta-glucuronidase-like — protein sequence MLPIIFCLSILVFGKSESAGILYPRASESRDLRTLDGLWSFALTNNSVNGRAEKWYRVNFKAVDDLNVQSMPVPASYNDIGSDADLRDHVGLVWYQRNFFVPKSWNGQRVWIRFSSVCRAAQVWINGEWAVSHDIGHLPFQADISSLVNYGDENMITVSVDNTLLNTTIPQGALQELSSGRIKQTYNFDFFNYAGIDRPVVLYTTPTTYIDDITVATDVGGTSGFVNYTIAVEGSDTVTAKVSLVDKTGTEVATDTVLSGTLFVQNANLWWPYLMDPNPGYLYSLQVQLLDSSGFLVDKYTLPVGIRTITWDSKSVKINNKPIYLRGFGRHEDSDIRGKGLDLPLIVRDYNLIKWIGANSYRTSHYPYAEEIMDLADEVGIMIINESPALNTENYSDELLENHKRSLTELIQRDKNRPGVIIWSASNEPRTQLVEAEDYYREVVAHIKSLDTSRPVTVVNYQLPDEEYSGQFLDIASCNIYFGWYTNPGDLDTVVADVIAGAKRWNELHNIPVIVTEYGSDTLEGLHFLPVYIWSEEYQDALLSKHFEAFDQMREEGFLLGEMIWNFADFKTEQSFLRVGGNKKGLFTRNRQPKSSAYLMRKRYWALAQSLDDADVPDDLDGYIFESSIAKDEL from the exons ATGTTACCAATCATCTTTTGCCTCAGCATTTTGGTGTTCGGTAAGAGTGAATCCGCTGGAATTCTTTATCCTCGAGCTTCGGAAAGTCGTGATTTGCGTACTTTGGACGGTTTGTGGAGCTTCGCTTTGACCAACAATTCGGTCAATGGACGCGCTGAAAAGTGGTACCGAGTCAACTTCAAAGCTGTGGATGATCTCAACGTCCAGTCCATGCCAGTACCGGCGAGCTACAACGACATAGGTTCCGACGCCGATCTTAGAGACCACGTAGGACTGGTGTGGTAccaaaggaatttctttgtgCCAAAGTCGTGGAACGGTCAGAGGGTTTGGATCAGGTTCTCGTCTGTTTGCAGAGCAGCACAAGTA TGGATTAATGGAGAGTGGGCTGTTAGCCACGACATCGGCCACTTGCCTTTCCAAGCAGATATCTCATCTCTTGTGAACTATGGGGATGAAAACATGATCACAGTTTCCGTCGACAATACATTGCTGAACACCACCATACCTCAAGGAGCCCTTCAGGAACTATCAAG TGGACGAATCAAACAGACCTACAACTTCGACTTTTTCAACTATGCGGGAATTGACCGTCCGGTGGTACTCTACACCACTCCCACGACTTACATCGACGATATAACAGTCGCAACAGATGTCGGCGGTACCAGCGGTTTCGTCAACTACACTATCGCAGTTGAAGGGTCAGATACAGTGACGGCAAAAGTGAGTCTCGTTGACAAAACCGGTACTGAAGTCGCAACCGATACTGTCTTGAGCGGTACTCTCTTCGTCCAAAACGCCAATCTCTGGTGGCCCTACTTGATGGATCCCAATCCCGGATATCTCTACTCCCTTCAAGTCCAACTACTCGACAGCTCTGGGTTTCTTGTGGACAAATACACGTTGCCAGTGGGCATCCGTACCATCACTTGGGATTCGAAGAGTgtcaaaattaacaacaaaccGATCTATCTGCGCGGATTTGGTCGCCACGAAGACTCAGACATTAGAGGCAAAGGTCTAGACCTACCTCTCATCGTTCGAGACTACAACTTGATCAAATGGATAGGTGCCAACTCTTATCGTACCTCTCATTATCCATACGCTGAAGAAATCATGGATTTGGCTGACGAAGTGGGGATTATGATCATAAATGAAAGTCCCGCGTTAAATACAGAAAACTACTCCGATGAATTGTTGGAAAATCATAAACGATCCTTGACTGAACTCATACAAAGAGACAAGAACCGACCTGGAGTCATCATCTGGTCAGCATCCAACGAACCCAGGACACAACTCGTGGAAGCAGAAGACTACTACAGAGAGGTTGTGGCGCATATCAAAAGCTTGGACACCAGTCGTCCTGTGACTGTCGTCAATTACCAACTCCCCGACGAAGAATATTCAGGACAGTTCCTCGACATTGCCTCTTGCAACATCTATTTCGGTTGGTACACCAATCCCGGTGATCTCGATACCGTTGTTGCTGATGTTATTGCCGGGGCCAAACGATGGAACGAGTTGCACAATATTCCTGTGATAGTTACGGAGTACGGGTCAGACACCCTGGAAGGTCTACATTTC CTGCCGGTGTATATCTGGTCTGAAGAGTACCAAGACGCGCTCCTCAGCAAACACTTCGAAGCATTCGACCAAATGAGAGAAGAAGGTTTCTTGCTCGGTGAAATGATTTGGAACTTTGCCGATTTTAAAACCGAACAAA gtTTCCTCAGAGTGGGTGGAAACAAAAAGGGCCTTTTTACGAGGAACCGACAACCCAAGTCCAGCGCTTATCTCATGAGAAAACGTTACTGGGCCTTGGCACAAAGCTTGGACGATGCTGATGTTCCTGATGATCTCGACGGATACATTTTTGAAAGTAGTATCGCAAAGGATGAACTATAA